The Vibrio crassostreae genomic interval TAGCAAATCGTCGAGCTGATCAACCGGGTAGCGGTTGGACTCGAGAGCAAGTATCAGACTTACTGTTTGCTGGCTTTCTAGGTGTGGTGCTGGGTGGTCGTATTGGCTACGTACTTTTCTACAACTTTGACCTTTTCCTAGCAGATCCTCTTTATCTATTTAAGGTATGGACTGGTGGTATGTCTTTTCACGGTGGTTTGCTTGGTGTTATTACTGCCATGTTTTGGTATGCCAAAAAGAACGGTCGAACCTTCTTTGGTGTGGCAGACATGATTGCACCATTAGTGCCATTTGGTTTAGGCATGGGACGCTTAGGTAACTTCATGAACAGCGAGCTTTGGGGCCGTGTGACTGATGTGCCATGGGCTATTGTCTTCCCTAACGGTGGCCCACTTCCTCGTCACCCATCTCAACTTTACGAGATGGCGCTTGAAGGTATTGTGCTGTTCTTCATCTTGAACTGGTTTATCAAAAAGCCGCGTCCTCTTGGTTCTGTATCAGGGTTATTCCTAGCAGGATATGGTACATTCCGCTTCTTAGTAGAATACGTACGTGAACCTGATGCCCACCTAGGTTTGTTCGGTGGATTTATCTCTATGGGACAAATTTTGTCACTGCCAATGGTTATCATCGGTGTGCTGATGATGGTGTGGGCATACAAGCGTGGTCACTACAAAGACGAATTACCACAACAAACGAAGTAAGGAATTGGTGTGAAACAGTATTTAGATCTCTGTCAGCGTATCGTTGATGACGGTACTTGGATTGAAAATGAACGCACGGGCAAGCGCTGCCTAACCGTGATCAATGCTGACCTGGAATATGATGTTGGTAATAACCAGTTCCCTCTAGTAACAACGCGTAAGAGCTTTTGGAAGGCCGCGGTTGCTGAACTGCTTGGCTACATCCGTGGTTACGATAATGCTGAAGACTTCCGCAAACTAGGTACTAAGACTTGGGATGCGAATTCGAACTTGAACGAGGCATGGCTAAATAACCCTTACCGCAAGGGCGAAGACGATATGGGCCGTGTTTACGGCGTTCAAGGACGTGCATGGGCAAAACCTGATGGCGGTCATATCGACCAACTGAAGAAGATTGTTGATGATCTAACGAACGGTATTGATGACCGTGGTGAGATCTTAAACTTCTATAACCCAGGTGAGTTCCACATGGGATGTTTGCGTCCGTGTATGTACAGCCATCACTTCTCTCTACTTGGTGACACTCTGTACCTAAACAGTACTCAACGTTCTTGTGACGTGCCTTTAGGCCTGAACTTCAACATGGTTCAAGTGTATGTCTTCCTAGCTATTATGGCGCAAATCACGGGTAAGAAAGCTGGCGTGGCTTACCACAAGCTTGTGAATGCTCATATCTACGAAGATCAGCTGGCGCCAATGCGTGACATTCAGCTAAAGCGTGAGCCGTTAGCTGGCCCAACATTCCATATCAATCCTGAGATTAAGTCTCTAGAAGATTTGGAAACATGGGTAACGATGGATGACTTCTGGGTTGAAGGTTACGAATGCCACGAAGCGATTAAGTACCCGTTCTCGGTTTAATCTAATCTGCTTTGTTTGATTGAAAGGCTGCCATTGTGCAGCCTTTTTTATTTGTGATACTTGGCTTGCTTACTATTTATAAAACCAATAATCTTGTGGGGTCTTTTCTAACCACAGAACTGCTATGACTCGTTCGCATTGCTTCGTGTTGCAACATGACTTTCCTATTGCTTTCTACCCTGATAAAAATCAGTTGGTGATTGATGATGAGGCGATTCATCTAGAGCCATTACAAGCAAAGCTACTCAGCTATTTCATCGAAAATCGCGGGCAAGTGGTTAGCACTCAGCAGATAGCCTCTGATGTGTGGCAAAGAACTCAAGTGTCTGACAATCTGGTTAGGCAAGTCATCAGTTTATTGCGCAGTCAACTTCAGGATAAGTCACGTCCGTATCGCATTATTCAGACGATCCCTAAACAAGGTTACCTGTTCGATGTTGAGGTGACTCAGTCGAGCGTTAAACTAACTCCCGTTGAGGACGCCTCTCAACTTGAGCCTATTGTTGCTAAGTCGAAAAAGAAAACCATCGCCCTGATTACAACCGCAGTATTCTCTATTGGCTTAATAGCAGCTTGGGCATGGCAAACCGATGTCCCAACTAATGACACTGCTGTTATTTCTGCTCATCAAAGTGATGTAATTCCTGTTTATATTCATGACATAACACTCGATTCTGCGAACGATTATGAGATGTCAGAAAGCGTTTATAACTATCTTTTCTACGGGCTGAATTCGGCAAAAAACTTATCGGGTTACAACTTTTCTCAGCTATCGCATCAGGGCAAGCAATCACTGACCAACAATGGTGTTGAACTCAAAGGTTGGCTCAAACAAAAGGACAGTGATTATGTGTTGAGCGTGCTTGTACAAAACAATCGCCAACCGAATCAAAGTCAGAAAGTGGAAAAGCGCTTTAGCCAAGATAATTTCTTTGATGCCATTGGGGATGTGATTCTCGAGGTCAAAGCCATTATTGCTCCAATGAGCTCCGAATACGGCGTGGCAAGTCATCGAGTGACCTCTATTGATAACTACGATGATTGGAGTGTTATCTCCGAGGGGATATCGTTGTTCTACCAAGGAAAAGGTGGTCAGACAATTGAGGAAATAGCACTCCAGTTGGACACGATTCAGCAACAAGGGCGAGATAACTATCTGGTCAATGCCTTACTGTCGTATTCGGAATCTTTGGCTTATTTACAAAGTCATGAACAGGAAGATCGCGAACATGCACTGCAACTGGCAAAGCAAGCCTTCGAGATGAACCCACGTTGTGACATCGCTAATCTTACCTTAGGGCTAGCCTTGTTAATCAATCAACATGCTAATCAAGCGTTCCCTTATCTCTCCTATGCTGCCGAAAGTACGCCGAGCCCAATCAGCTTTTATCTACTGAGTGTGGCTGACAAGCTGTCGGACAACCCAAAAGGTTCGCAATACAACTATCAACGTTATACCGAAGTAAAAAAAGAGAATGACGGTCAACTGTTTGATATTATTGAATCTTTATAAAAAACAAACCTTTCCTAAACCACGAAATACGTTTTCAAGCGAAGGTGTTTCGTGAGAGCAAATAGTAACGGTATATCCGCAAGACTTTCTTGTGCCAACAGGCTTCTCAATATGTTTGATTATTGTTTGGACTCAGGCTCGATTGCCTTGCATCAAGCGTAAAAACATCGACTTCCAGATACTGGTACCAAATCATTCATTATTTGGGGTACACACATGTTGAAGAAGTTTGCTTTTCAGATCATTCCAATTCAGATCTTCTTATTCGTCTTTTGGTTTAAAAATGGCTTTATCGATAAAGTGATGGGCGTGTTACTTGGCTTTGTTACACCTGATACCGCTTATGCAGGTGATACCTGGGCTGGTTGGAAAGGTTATATTGTTGGCACTTGGGATAAGAGCCAAGTCGGTCATGCTTTATTGAGTCCAACGTTCGATTTTATGTTCCCAATTCTGATTGCTTTGCAATGTGTGCCGTTTTTATTGGTTCTTCGTTCGGTACTTGCTGGTGAGTTCATGGTTGGCAAAGAACGTCCGTGGTTGCTCTATGCCGCATTCGCTTCCCTGTTTGTGACCGCTTGTATGGCTTTCACTCAAACCATCACTGGCGCAAGCGACGGGCAGTATCTATGGCAATTTATCGGCTTTGGTATGGTTGCCATTATGTACCTGCGTAATGAGCAAGGTAAGTAAGCTTTTTTAGATGCGAGTAAACGAGGTGCGGGATACGAAGATCAAAAGCGCCTGTCATTCCCTAGACTGACGAAGGAAGGAGTAGGGAATCTCTGGGTATTGTGCGCTGCGTAGATTCCCTATCCCACTCGTTCCTCGCTGTAGGGAATGACGGATTTTTAGATGCGAGTAAACGGGATTCGAGATGCGAAGAGCGTGTTTAGATTTGAGTCAGTTAGGTACGAAATATTAAAACGCAGATAATTAGAGAGAGTCGCTTTTCGTTACTCGTTTACACGAATCTCGTATCTGGTTTTGGTCTTCGTTACTCGTTTACTCGAATCCCGTATCTTCTTTTTGTTTCCTGCATCTGATCCTAAAAAGAAAAAGCCCGCAACCTAGGAGGTTTGAAGTGACCCCGTAAAGTTGGACATTTCTGTTAAGCGGCTTTCAAGGCCTGAGTTCGATATTCTATCGGAGTCAGGCCTTTTAGTTTCACTTTTATACGTTTGGTATTGTAGTACTCGATGTATTCTTTAATTTGCTCTATCAGAGCATCTGCATCTTCAAAGCTTTGGTTGTGATACATCTCGGTTTTGAGTAAAGCAAAAAAGTTTTCAGCAACAGCATTATCCAAGCAGTTACCTTTTCTCGACATGCTTTGCGTTAACCCACTTTCCGCTACCTTTTTCTGATACTGTCGATGGCGATATTGCCAACCTTGATCGCTATGTATAATTGGCTTTGAGTTGGGTTTAAGCGTAGATATAGCTTCCGTCAGCATATCCGTAACAAGCGGCAAGCAGGCATTTTTGGCCACTCTATAGGCAACCACTTCCTGAGTAAACAAGTCGACAACAGGAGACAAGTATACTTTCTGCTCTTTGACTTTGAACTCCGTCACATCAGTTACCCATTTTTCATCGGGTTGAGTCGCACTAAAATCTCTTTCAAGCACGTTAGGAGCAGCTGTTCCAGACTCTCCTCGATATGAACGATACTTTTTAATCCTGACCGTCGATTTAAGGTTGAGCTGAGCCATAAGCCTTTGAACCGTTTTGTGATTAAGCACGAACCCCTGATTTTTTAGTTCCAAGTGAATACGGCGGTAGCCGTATCGACCCTTATGTTCATGATAAATTGACTTTATCAACCGCAGCTCACGTTCGTAGTTATTTGGGCGTTTGCTTGTTTGAGCCTGATAATAAAAGACACTTTTTGCCAGCTGTAGAGTGTGCAGTAAGTGCTTCAACGGGTACTTACCTTTAAGAGTTAGAGCTATGACCGCTTTTTCTTTGTTCGACGGTTTTTTTCCTGCTCTAACTCTTCCAACTTTTTTAGAACGGCATTCTCAGTTCGTAAGTAGATCAACTCCTCTTTTAGTTCCTCAAGTGTCATTTCATTATCAGGCTTAGTGGTACGTTGAGGGTGCTGTTTCATTGAAGGTCTTCCTTTCTGGCGCATTTTGAGCCCCTTGATACCGAGCTCATTAAATCGTTTGAGCCAGACAGAGAGTATCCCAGGGGATGAGAGGTTTAATACTGCGCTAGTGTGCGTGAGAGACCATTCATTCGTCCACATTAAATTCAATGCTTTTCGCTTTGTCTGAGCAGAAGCAGCATGCTTAGTTGGTAAAAATGAATCAGTACCATGGATGGCAAAGACTTGAGCCCAATACCGTATCTGTCTTGAAGAGATTGAATATTGTTTTGCTAAGTAGAGAGATGACGTGCCATCTAAATATTGCTTAGCAATGATACATTTTAGCTCTCGGCTATATTTGGACATAAAAAGACCCCCAATAATTGGTGTCCAACTATTGGGGGTCAGTTCAGTTGCGGGCTTTGCTATAAGCGATGTTTGTTTTGCTATTAAGCAGTCAAAGCTAACACGGTACCAGGCAGTACAA includes:
- the lgt gene encoding prolipoprotein diacylglyceryl transferase, which codes for MSQGFIEFPNIDPVLIELGPISVRWYGLMYLVGFMFALWLANRRADQPGSGWTREQVSDLLFAGFLGVVLGGRIGYVLFYNFDLFLADPLYLFKVWTGGMSFHGGLLGVITAMFWYAKKNGRTFFGVADMIAPLVPFGLGMGRLGNFMNSELWGRVTDVPWAIVFPNGGPLPRHPSQLYEMALEGIVLFFILNWFIKKPRPLGSVSGLFLAGYGTFRFLVEYVREPDAHLGLFGGFISMGQILSLPMVIIGVLMMVWAYKRGHYKDELPQQTK
- a CDS encoding thymidylate synthase, which encodes MKQYLDLCQRIVDDGTWIENERTGKRCLTVINADLEYDVGNNQFPLVTTRKSFWKAAVAELLGYIRGYDNAEDFRKLGTKTWDANSNLNEAWLNNPYRKGEDDMGRVYGVQGRAWAKPDGGHIDQLKKIVDDLTNGIDDRGEILNFYNPGEFHMGCLRPCMYSHHFSLLGDTLYLNSTQRSCDVPLGLNFNMVQVYVFLAIMAQITGKKAGVAYHKLVNAHIYEDQLAPMRDIQLKREPLAGPTFHINPEIKSLEDLETWVTMDDFWVEGYECHEAIKYPFSV
- a CDS encoding winged helix-turn-helix domain-containing protein, which translates into the protein MTRSHCFVLQHDFPIAFYPDKNQLVIDDEAIHLEPLQAKLLSYFIENRGQVVSTQQIASDVWQRTQVSDNLVRQVISLLRSQLQDKSRPYRIIQTIPKQGYLFDVEVTQSSVKLTPVEDASQLEPIVAKSKKKTIALITTAVFSIGLIAAWAWQTDVPTNDTAVISAHQSDVIPVYIHDITLDSANDYEMSESVYNYLFYGLNSAKNLSGYNFSQLSHQGKQSLTNNGVELKGWLKQKDSDYVLSVLVQNNRQPNQSQKVEKRFSQDNFFDAIGDVILEVKAIIAPMSSEYGVASHRVTSIDNYDDWSVISEGISLFYQGKGGQTIEEIALQLDTIQQQGRDNYLVNALLSYSESLAYLQSHEQEDREHALQLAKQAFEMNPRCDIANLTLGLALLINQHANQAFPYLSYAAESTPSPISFYLLSVADKLSDNPKGSQYNYQRYTEVKKENDGQLFDIIESL
- a CDS encoding IS3 family transposase, producing the protein MALTLKGKYPLKHLLHTLQLAKSVFYYQAQTSKRPNNYERELRLIKSIYHEHKGRYGYRRIHLELKNQGFVLNHKTVQRLMAQLNLKSTVRIKKYRSYRGESGTAAPNVLERDFSATQPDEKWVTDVTEFKVKEQKVYLSPVVDLFTQEVVAYRVAKNACLPLVTDMLTEAISTLKPNSKPIIHSDQGWQYRHRQYQKKVAESGLTQSMSRKGNCLDNAVAENFFALLKTEMYHNQSFEDADALIEQIKEYIEYYNTKRIKVKLKGLTPIEYRTQALKAA
- a CDS encoding helix-turn-helix domain-containing protein, whose product is MSKYSRELKCIIAKQYLDGTSSLYLAKQYSISSRQIRYWAQVFAIHGTDSFLPTKHAASAQTKRKALNLMWTNEWSLTHTSAVLNLSSPGILSVWLKRFNELGIKGLKMRQKGRPSMKQHPQRTTKPDNEMTLEELKEELIYLRTENAVLKKLEELEQEKNRRTKKKRS